In one window of bacterium DNA:
- a CDS encoding Rho termination factor N-terminal domain-containing protein, with product MSEETYYDQETLEGMTINQLYDLAKDRGIKNHRKMKKHELVAEIMDFEKALRRKVAVRVASAPSETAPPKPAPLAFGAPEPPEPIKS from the coding sequence ACTACGACCAGGAAACGCTGGAAGGTATGACTATCAACCAGCTCTATGACCTCGCGAAAGACCGCGGGATCAAGAACCACCGCAAGATGAAGAAACACGAACTTGTGGCGGAAATAATGGATTTCGAAAAGGCGCTTCGCCGGAAGGTCGCCGTCCGCGTGGCGTCCGCGCCGAGCGAGACCGCGCCGCCGAAGCCGGCGCCGCTGGCATTCGGCGCGCCGGAACCGCCGGAGCCTATTAAATCC